The genomic segment TAAGCCACAGCCATAAAGCAATTGCGCCATGAGGAGATGTTGGCCTCGAAGTTGCGAGAGGAGCTGGCTCACCTCTTCTTGAGTCAAGACAGTGGGTAATTTCAGGTGTCGCTTACTGCGACTAGGTGCAATAGCTGTCAATTCTATTCCCAATACTCTCTGGAAGAGGAAGGAGATAGCGTTGAGTGCCTGTCGCTGAGTACTTGTTGAGGCGTTTTCATGCTCCTGCAGATAATGCAAATATTCTTCAACTTCAGTTATCCCCATTTGTGCTGGCTCTTGTGGAGAGTCATAAAAATTCAAAAAACGAATAATCCATGCACAGTAACTCTGCTCGGTTCGATAGGCATAATTATAATAGCGTAACACCTCTTGTACCTGTTCCAGCAACCCAAGCTCCGGGTCTGGAATAAACTCTCTGCTACTTTCCATCCTTACACCTCTATACAAATACACACAGGACACATAGATAAATTCGGACTAGGTGAAATGGCTGATTTTATTCGTCACGATCAGGGGGAGAGAAAACTTGCGACAAGAATACCCCTAATCAGCTATACTACACGCTAGCATAATATGGGAGATGAATTACAAAAAATAAAGAAAGATGTAAAGTCTCTGTTTTTTTTTGCAAAAAAACAGAGAGAAAGGGATCTCTTTTTGTCATGGCCTATATAGGCCACACAGAACTTTTCTTAATCGTCTCTTGGACCTCATAAGCTTGTAGCTAACAGTAGCCCGAAAAAAAAGAGATCATTCGAGCATGCAGAAAGATTAGATATAATAACATATTGTTAGATCAATTTCACAGATAAGGGTATTCTTCTGGTAGTTTCCTCGCATATGGGGGCGCTCAAGAAATAGTCCCGAGTATTTTTTGCATCTGATTTTTCCGGGTTGATCAGATAAAAAATAAGGAAGATTATGAAATTAAAAACAACCATGGCCCTTGTCATGTTGGCCTGGTTATCACTCATTGCCCTATCTTTTTTTTGGAACTATACAAACGCAATCAAAGAGCAGGAGAGAGTTGCCCTGTTCTCTGCAAGGAATTTTTTTCAACATATTGTTGCTGCTCGTCTTTGGAATGCCCAGCACGCTATGTGCCTGTCACAGAAAAGACACAGCCAAACCAATATCTTGATGTGCCAATGAGAGAAATTGTAGTCAATGATGATTTGACCTTAACCAAGGTTAACCCGGCCTTTATGACCCGGCAAATTTCTGACATAACCCGGGTACATGAGGGTGTGCAGTTTCATCTTACTAGTCTCAAGCCTCTTCGGCCGGGTAACAGAGCAACGGCAAGGGAAAGAGAATTCCTTAAAGAATTTGCAAGTGGGACCAGAGAAAAAGAGCTTTACAGTGACCGGGAAGTAAAGGATTCATTTTTTTATATGGCTCCTCTTATAACGGAGAAGGCATGTTTGCAATGCCATGCCCGGCAGGGTTATAGGGAAGGTGACATACGAGGCGGGGTCAGCATAACAACACCCTATGCCATGCCAACCATTTTTCCCACTCCTTATCGGCCATATGTTAATAGCCTTTGTCGGCCTGGTTGGTATCTTTCTCTTTGGGTGGAGATTAAACAGGGCCTATGAAATAATAAAAAGGCAGGCGGCATTCGATGCGGTAACAGGAATTCCAAACTATCGAAGCTTTGCAGAGATTTTATGCAGAGAAGGCGGGTTGTAAAAGAAATCAGCAGCCTCTTTCAATTATAATGGGCGATATAGATAATTTTAAGCTCTATAATGATAGCTATGGTCACAGTAAAGGTAATATCTGTTTAAAGGGAGTGGCGCAGGCGATACATGAATCGCTGAAAAGACCCGCAGATTTTTGTGCACGCTATGGGGGGGAAGAGTTTATTATCCTCCTGCCCAACACCCCTCCCCGATCTGCCCTGAAGGTCGCGGAGAGAATACAGGCAAATATTGAGGCAAAGGGAATTGTACACACAAAATCAATGCCAACGGGACTTGTCACCATAAGCCTTGGTATCAGCAGTGCTCTCCCAGGTCTTTGGCCAAAAAAGGACGAGTTGATCAGCCAGGCAGATATGGCCATGTACAGATCAAAGGGGCTTGGTCGAAATCAGATTAGTTTTTTTAATAAAATAGATGACTCCACCAGTGAGTGAGAGACTTTCTTTTCACCCCATTAAGGGCTAAAAAAATACCTCCTGAGCTTGGCTCAATTATTTTTGGCCAGTTAGTTTTTTTCCTTTCTCATAAAAAACATTCCAACTCTCCCTCCTTTTCTTTACAATAAAAGGAACAAAAAATTCAGGAAAGGCCGGTTCAGGCGCCCCTTATCTATTTATTAGGAGGAGAGCAAGTTTATGAGCAAGCCAGCAAACCAAACAACCAGACTTCCCATTCATAATAAGCTACTGGCCTTTATTATTCTTATTGGCCTTGGCATAGCTGCCTTTCTTCTGTTTTTTTATTACTCATTTTCAACAAGTCTTGAGGAAGAGAAAAAAGAGCAGTCTAAGCATCTTACAGAGATTGGCCTGGGGGTTGTTCAACACTTTTACCAAATGAGTTCAGAGGGCAAGATGACATCTGCCGAGGCTAAAGACCTTGCAATGAATGCCTTGGAAAATGCTACATATGGGAAAAATGGTTACCTCTGGATAAACAGTGGTGAGGGAAAACTTTTGATGCAGCCGTATACTCCCGAGCGAGTTGGTCTTAACCAAATTGACTGGACCGACTTGAAAGGGAAATATTTTTTTAAAGAATTTATTAACACGGCAAAAAATGGTGGTGGCTGGGTATCGTATTATTGGCCTAAGCCCAAGGTCCCTGAGGAGAGTCCTAAAATTTCTTATGTTACCTACTTCGCTCCATGGAACTGGGTTCTGGGTACAGGGCTTTACCTCGACGATATGCAAAAAAATGTTTTTTGGACTGTTTTTAAGGCTTCGGGAATATTCATCACCTGTTTTATCCTGTTTATTGCCGCTACAACCTTTATGGTGAACTACTTCCTGCGTCAACTTGGAGAACTTGCTATAAAAGACACGCTTACCAATCTTTATACCAAGAGATTTCTAGAAGAGATATTGCCAAACGTTCTAAAAAAGCTACACCGGGACAACCAACATCTTCTGGTGGTGATATTTATAGATATTGATCATTTTAAAAAGGTCAATGATAGCTATGGTCATAGCTGTGGCGACCTGGTTTTAAAGAGGTTGGCCAATATCCTCATGGACAATACCCGACCCGATGATTTTAGCATTCGTTTTGGTGGCGAAGAATTTCTTCTTATTGGCTTTTTTCGTAATGAACAAGAGGCTATAGCTGTTACTGAAAGAATAAGGAAAGAGACGGCCTGTTTGGTTTTTGAGGACAATAACAGTAAGTTCCAGATTACCCTCAGTGCCGGCATAGCCATTTACCAGCCGGACACCGAGTCCTTCGAGGGAACACTGAAGCGGGCCGATAAAAAGCTCTATGAGGCCAAGGATTCGGGACGAAATCGTATTTGTATATAGTTTTAAGGAGACCTCTCCTTTCGGTAGAGAGCGATCCAGTTAGTAGCATCTCTAAAGCCCGGGCCTGTTGCGGAATAAGATAATGTATAAAAGAAAAATCACAGAATAATAGGTAGATATCTTCTCTCCACAGAGACAAAAAAATTGACGCAAGCCACTCTGTCGTATATTATGAATAAGTTATTCATCAATAGGTAAAGAGCCTTAGTAACAGACCGTTGATACCTGAAGGGACAGACCCCACTATTACAAGGAGCGTTTTCATGAAACACTATATCCTCGCCGCATTTCTTGTTTTTACCATTTGTGCAGGTTCTGCATCTGCTGCAAAACTTGTTGTAGCAACCGATACTACTTCCCACCATTTGAATTCAAAGATCCTGCAAGTGGTAAGCATGTGGGCTTTGACGTGGAACTCTGGGCCGCCATTGCTAGAGAGGCAGGTCTTGACTACGAACTACAGCCCATGGCTTTTAAGGGCATTGTTCCCGGGCTTCAGTCTGCACAGATCGACGCTGGTATTGCAGGTATGTCCATTACTGATAAACGTAAGAAGGTTATTGACTTTTCTGATGGGTATTATGACTCTGGCCTTCTCCTTCTGGTACCTAAGGGCAGCTCTATTAAAGGCCTGGCTGATCTGGTCGACAAAAAGGTTGCCACCAAGACTGGTACAACCAGTGTTGACTTCTTGAAAAAGCACTCTGCCAAGACCAAACTTGTCCTTTTCCCCAACGATAATGCGATGTTTATGGAACTTATGACCGGTGGAGTGGATGCCGTTATGTTTGATAGACCTGTTATTGAATCTTTTGCCAGTAAGCGTGGTCAGGGTCAGGTTACTATTGTAGATACCCTCTATGCCGGTCAGCCCTATGGCATTGGCTTTCCCAAAGGATCTCAATTGGTAGAGAAGGTAAATATAGCTCTCAGAACCCTCAAAGATAGTGGTGAGTATACCAAGATCTATCAGAAGTGGTTTGGTGTAGCTCCCCGCTAAACATTTTTTAAACCGACAAGACAAGGGACAGGGTGTGAAAAGCATTATGCCCCTTTTTTTTATCTTTTTACAAATGGTTAATTATGGCCTTTAATTTTGAACCAGCAGTAATTGTCGAATCGATCCCGCTACTACTAGGGGGTGCCAAGCTTACCGTTTATCTCACGGTAGGTGGACTTGTTTTTGGTTTTGTCCTGGGTGTTGTTTTTGGCCTTATGAAGCTCTCCACCTTATGGCCTGTGCGTAAGATTGCAGGTTTTTATATTGAGACAATACGGGGCACGCCCATGTTGGTGCAGGCCATGTTTTTATACTTTGGTCTGCCCATGGCCTTTGGCTTCCGCCTACCGGCTTTGGCGGCAGGAGTTATTGTTATTGCTATTAATTCCGGCGCCTATATTGCCGAAATAGTCCGCGGAGCAGTACAATCCATAGATTCAGGACAGATGGAGGCGGGACGCTCTATTGGCCTGACCTCCTTGCAGGCCATGCGCTATGTTATTTGGCCGCAGGCCTTTAGAAGGATGATTCCGCCTCTGGGAAATCAGTTTATAATCAGTCTTAAAGATACCTCTCTATTGATGATTATCGGAGTCGGAGAGCTCTTGCGCACGGCAGATGAAATTGTGGCGGTAAATTTCAGAGCCTTTGAGGTCTATCTCGCCTGCGGACTCATCTACCTGGCCATGACCATGAGCATTGCCAGGGTATTAAAAATTGTTGAAAAACGTCTACAGATACAGGGAAGATAAGATATGATTAGTATTCGTAATCTCCATAAATCCTTTGGTGATACAGAGGTCCTAAAAGGTGTTAACATTGAGGTCGCGAAGGGGGAGGTAGTTGTTATCATTGGTCCATCCGGCTCCGGGAAATCGACCGTTCTACGCTGTATAAATAAACTTGAAGAGCCCACTAGCGGCACCATTATCGTTGATAACTACGATATCATGGATAAATCCACCGATATCAACATGGTTCGCACCGAAGCCACCATGGTATTTCAGCACTTTAATCTCTTCCCCCATATGACGGTATTGGACAATATCACCCTTGGTCCCATAAAGGTGCGCGGCACCAGCAAAAAGGAGGCCAATGATCTTGGCCGTAATCTTCTGAAAAAGGTGAACCTTGCCGAGAAGGATAGTGATTTTCCCAATCAGCTTTCTGGTGGACAAAAACAGCGGGTTGCCATTGCTAGAGCCCTGGCCCTGCAGCCCAAGGCCATTCTCTTTGACGAGCCCACCTCGGCTCTTGATCCGGAACTTGTTGGTGAGGTACTTGAGGTAATGAAGACGCTTGCCGCCGAGGGAATGACCATGGTTGTGGTTACCCACGAGATGGGTTTTGCCCAGGAGGTTGCCGATCGAGTACTCTTTATTGATGAGGGTGTGGTTCAGGTGGATAAACCACCCAAGGAATTTTTTTCTAATCCAGAGCATCCACGTCTTAAAGATTTTTTGGGCAAAGTTATTACCCACGGCTAGACAGCTGTTGAGCAAGAAGAGGTGTATCTCCTCTTCTTGTCTGCCTCTCCTCCCCGCCTCGTTAAGATTCATCCGGCAATGAGCAAGCCTATAAAAGATCAAAAACACTGGTAATGATGAGCACCAGTAGGCTGAGGCCAATAAAAACAAAAGAGAGGCCCATGATGCGAAGGAGAACCACCTGCCAGTGGGCGAGTGGTTCTGCCCGTAGAAGGTCAAGTTGACCCGATTGTAACAGACGTTCATATTCAAGCGGTCTCTCTTCCTGCAACTGTTCAACTGTTATGCGGCCCGTGAAAATAGCATCGTCGATAGGAAAGGTTCCTGGTCGCAGATGAGTATTAAAAAAGTGGACAATAAAAATAAAAGCCGTGGCCAGCAGAGCCTCTTCTGAATGAAAGATATGGGCAAAATTAATCACCCAGCCAGGAAAGAAGACCGTCACCTGCATGGGAAGAAGCAGGACAAGGCCTGATATACCAATGACAAACATACCCCAAAAGACGGCAAAATAATCAAACCTTTCCCAGTATGTCCAACGGTCAAATTTGGGAGGTTCTGATCTTAGAAAAAGAAAATATGCAATATGGCGGAAGAAATCTGCCACATCCTTTGGTTGGAGCATTAAACTGTCTACCCCCCACAGCATCCCCCGCTCACCTCGAATAATTAGTCGGTAAATAAGCAGATATAGGACATAAAAGATAAAGAGTACCAGCAAGACGACTCCCGCAATACGGTGTATCTGGGCCGCGACATCAAATCCTATGAGATTCTTATAAATCCACTCTGAAAATGGCGAATTACTAAATTTAAGTGGTAAGCCCGTGGCAGCAAGTGTCAGAAAAGAGAGCACCATAATTAGATGCATCATCCTCTCTTGGAGGCGAAAACGTATGATAACATTTTCACTTTGGTAGGCGGCTGACGTTGCCTTACACCCCGTTGTTACCATGGTACGCATAAACCACAAGAGGGTATGCAGACCAAAGACAATCATTGTGCCCCGGAAAAGCAGTTCCATAAAATGAGTCAGCTTATCGAGAACAGCAGATTCGTTATTATCCAGAGAGTAATGATTGAGATAACCGGAAAAGTTTGTGTTTACGTCTGTATGACACTGGGAGCAGGTTTCAACAAGATTGTTTTGGTAAATGGTTGCATCGGGATTATCACGGCCAAGGATCGCATGACTTCCATGACAGGATATACAGGTCGCAAACTCTTCACCATCGTGGCCAAGATTATACATCTGTCCATGATAGGAGTGTTCAAAACCTTTCACTAGGGCTGGTTTTAATCCTGCCCGGATATTTTTATCTGGATCATTATGACATTGCCGACAGGCTTTTATGCCATTTTGACCGTGAAAGGCCTCCTGTGGATCGAGTACCTGATGCTGACTATGGCAGCTGGTACAATCTGGAGCTTCCACATTTCCCGCTCGAAGGGCAAGGTAATGACTCGAATTTTGATACTGCGCTAACGCTTCTTTGTGACACTCTCCACAGGATATGCGGCTATCAAATTTTTGATGGGGATAATCTTCATGCCCCTTATAGTGGCAATCAACGCAAGCAAATTTTGCATGCACACTCTCCATCAGGGTTGTGGGCGATACAGCAATATTCCGACAGCGATGCACAAAAGCACTCTCCTGATGACAGGTCAAACAGGTCTCATCTGCCATTGTGGGCAAAACGGTCACAAAAAAAACAAATAGTATCAGCAAGACACGTTTCATGGTAATCCCCCTATCGCTCTGTGATATCTTCACTATAACGTGTAACACCAGTCTTTACAGGATCGCCAGGATAGCCAAGTTTTTGCCAATCAAGCAGGGGCTTTTGCTCTGGATCTTTTGTGTGACATTCTATACAGCCTACAGCCTGACTTGCCGGAGAAACCATATGATCAATGGGCCAAAACATCCTGGTCTCAATGACGCCTGCCTCACCTGAAAAGGAGAGACCGGCGGCCTCCATACCCAGAGAGAAGCTCTTTTGCCAATTGAGGCTTTTCCAATAACCGTTCTTGCCAAACAGTTTGGGCACCAGGACAATGTTCTGCTTTTTGTCATAAAACTGTTTGCCTCGCATCACTTTAAATGGTGAAATCAGGGCTGTCTTATCTGCAAAACTTCCCTCAAGGGGGTTGAAGACCAAAATCTTGGTGGTATCTATTTTTTCACCGAGTAAAACATAGTCAGTCTTGCCATTATACCAATAATATTCAGGACGTAATGCCTTGTCCCAACGAAAGTCACCCTTTTTCCAGCTATAATCTGGATTCTCGTAAGCATCTTTTTTAACTGTTCGTTTTTTGTCTCCTGCCGTTGACCAATCCCACCAAATTTTGGTGGGGTATTTTTTAGCGTAATAGGGGATATGGCAGGTCTGGCAGGCGACTGTGCTGGTATGCCTATTCAGGGTAGACTTCATACGTTTACTGTGTGCAGCTCTGCCGTGACAGTCTCGACAGGAGAAATGATTACTGCCTGTTGCCATAGATGCCTGAAGAGCCCCACGAATATCATGCTTATTGGGATCTGCGTGACAATCAACACAGACGAGGCGTTTTTCCAGGTCAGGATTATTCATATGAATGTCAATAGCAGGATCGCCCTCAAGGACACTCCTGTCAAGGTCACCAGGTTTTACAGCATGGCCGCCACCGCCATAAAAATGACAGGCTCCACAGTTTTGTGAAAGAGGTTTTGTGGCGCTCCGGGCTGATTTAAGTAGGACAACCTTCTTAAAAACTACCTTGCCAGCAAAAACTTTCTGCTCTTTCTGGTAAACAGGGTAGCCCGCAGCTGTAGGGAATTTTTTATAGTTCCCCGTGCTGTCATGGCAGGCCAGGCAATCCATGTCCTCTTCTTTAAAGGCAAAGGAACCATCACTCCAACCATAACCTACGTGGCAACTTGTACAGCGAGGCTCATTAGAGATAATGTTGATACAAAAATTATTAAGTAGATTTTTCTTACCTAGTCTCTGTTTTTTCCCATGGAATTCTACCTCTTCGCCCTGCCACCTATAATGGCGAGAATGCCAGAGATCTGTTGCCTGTGTTTGATGACAGCCTATGCATACGCGGGTAACATCCTGAGGAGAGGCAAATGGGTCCATAATAGACTGATGTTCAGGGATTGCAGCCCAGCTTGGACAGGCAAGAAAGAGGAGAGAAAAACAAAATATAAATTTCTTCATGTGATAGTTCTCAACGGCGAAATTTAATGAGAGTGGAAGAGGCAATAAGGAGAACGAATCTCATCTGCCATGATTTTAACGTCATAAAACACCTGAGATAAGCCTAGCATATCAAAAAGAGTTCTGTCTACTTTCTGTCAATATTATCCTCTGCTTAGGCTTCTGATACCCCCTTAAATGTGAATCTCTCCTAAGCACCGGCCCCAATGCCTCCTGCTCATCCAGAGGTGGCCGGAGAGAGGACAAAGACCTTGCTCTTGTTGTCAATTCGGATAAAATTTTCGAGAAGTTGCCTGAGCAATATGGTATTGACACTTTAAGGTCTCATTTTAAAGAAGAGGCCAGCCTTTTCCCATAAAGAGATTGATTTTTAAAACGGAGCACCGCCCTGCATGAGCAAGAAAAACCCCCAACTAGAACTTGCCAATGAGTTTGTTGAATATACAGATTGTACCATCTTCCTTACTGGTCGAGCAGGCACTGGAAAGACTACCTTCTTAAAAAATTTGGCAAAAACATCCGCAAAACGGCTCATTATTGTCGCTCCCACCGGGGTTGCGGCAATCAACGCCGGCGGGGTAACCATGCACTCCTTCTTCCAACTCTCCTTTGCCCCCTTTGTTCCGGGCGGCTCTGCTCAGAGTCAGAATATGAAATATCGTTTCAGTAAAGAAAAGATCAATATTATCAAAAGCCTTGACCTACTTATCATCGATGAGATCAGTATGGTTCGGGCCGACGTGCTCGACGCCATTGACGCGGTTCTGAGAAGATACAGGCAAAGCGAGGCCCCCTTTGGTGGTGTCCAACTGCTTATGATAGGTGATCTGCAACAGCTCTCCCCTGTTATCACCAAGAATGATCAGAGCATCTTGGGAGAGCATTATAAAACGCCCTATTTCTTTGGCAGCTACGCCCTGCAGAAAACCAAACTTGCCTACATAGAGTTGCAACAGATCTATCGTCAGTCAGATATCTCCTTTATCAATCTGCTTAATAAGATACGTGAAAACTCAATTACAGAGGCCGAGCTGGCCGAACTCAATAAACGCTATAATCCTGAAATACTGGAAGAAGGCCATGAGGACTATATCACCCTCTGTACCCATAATTATCGAGCCGATGCAATAAACAGTAATAAACTTGTGGGACTCTCGGCTAAGACATACTCATTTGCAGCAGAGATAAAAGATGATTTCCCGGAACAGGCCTACCCTGCCTCTCTCTCTCTGGAGCTTAAACCCGGTGCTCAGGTAATGTTTCTTCGTAATGACATCTCTGTTGACAGGCTCTTCTTTAACGGGAAGATAGGTAGGGTTATCGATATTGATGAGGACGGTATTAATGTCCTCTGCCCGGGAGAGAGGACACCCGTCACCGTTAAACCTGTCGTTTGGGAACATATGGAGTATAAATTGGATGCTGAAAGTGGGGAGATCGAGGAAAAAAAACTCGGTACCTTCTCTCAATATCCACTCAAACTTGCCTGGGCAATTACCATCCATAAGAGTCAAGGACTCTCCTTTGATCGAGTCATCGTTGATGGAGAGGCTGCCTTTGCCCCCGGACAGATCTATGTGGCCCTTAGTCGATGTCGTAGCCTGGAGGGACTTGTCCTCTGCTCTACCCTGCGCAGATCAGCCATGCAAACCGATAGAACCGTGTTACAATTTATTGAGCAGAGCGAAAAATCATTTGACCCTCTTATAAGGCTCAAACAGGAAAAAATCCTCTATCAACAAAAATTGATCCTCGTCTGCTATCACTTTGAACAGCTGGCCGGAAAATTAAGAAGAGTTACCTTTCTTCTCACCAGTAATCGCTATATCGTCCAGATTTCAGGAATGAAAGATGTGGAAGCCTTTGAGACAGGGGTGACGGATGAAATATGCGCTGTTGGTGGCAACTTTCAACGGCAGTTAATAGATATATTTAAAGAGGATATCCTGCCCACAGACAATGATCATATCATGGAGAGATGCTGTAAGGCTGCAGGCTATTTTTGTAAGAAAATAGATGAGCTGTTGATCAAGCCGCTTGAACTACTACGGATAGAAAGCGATAACAGTGAGATAAACAAAAAAATTGCAATTGCGCAGACAGCTCTGCTCACCGAGGCCCTGGTTAAAAAAGCGGGTATTGCCTCAGGGAAAACAGGCTTTTCTCCTCGAGCATACCTTCGCGCCATCTCCCAAGTAGAAATTGAACAGAAGGGAAGAGGTAAAAAAAGAGAGGCGAAGATACCGGCATACTCCGAGGAGGATATTGCCCATCCAAAACTCTTTGCCAGCCTACGAAAATGGCGGACAGTCAAGGCCAAAGAGGAAAAAATACCGGCATTCCAGGTGCTGCATCAGAGTGCAATGGTACAGATAACGGTGTCACTGCCAAAGAGTGATAAGGAGCTTCTCAAACTCAAGGGCGTCGGTCCTCGCACGGTAGAAAAGTATGGTGAAGAACTTTTAAGCCTTGTCCGGGAATACTGCGGCATAAATGATATACAGCAGATGTCATTGCCTGAGCCCAAACGGGAGGTTGCGAGTAAGGTAAAGGCCAGTCGGGGCAATACCAAGGAGATAAGCCTTAACCTCTTCAACGAGGGGAAAGCTATTGTGGAAATTGCCCAACTCAGGGATCTCTCAGCGGCCACCATCGAGACCCATCTTGCCTTTTGGGTTAAAGAGGGAAAGATGAGTATCGCCAGACTTGTCAGTAAAGAGAGGCAGCAAGAGATAGAGGTTGTCCTTCTTAAATCGGCCGATTTGCAACTGGGAGAGATTAAGGAGCAGCTTGGTAAGGCCTGTAGTTATGGAGACATAAAATTCACCCAGGCCCATTTGCAAAGAGAGAAATAAAAGAAGGTGTCCCCAGTCCCCTTCCCTTTTGCTGAGTTTTCCTTGAAAAAAACGTAAAAAAAAGATGTTAGCAGAGTTAAATTCTAATTGTGTCAATGATATTTAAAAGTGTTATGCTTTTAAACTAATAATAAGTCAGGATTTACCCCTTCGGTATGCTTATTTCTTTCAGAGATTTTTTATCTGAAGAAGAGAAGGCTTCATAGACCTGGCATCAGCGTTTGAGTTATTTATCGACAGGTGAGCAAACAATGTATGAAAAAGAACTTTTTAAAAAAGAGATCTTAAATTTTCTCAAAGAAAACAGTACAGCCTATCTAAAAAATCAACTTCAACTGAAAGAGCGGGTTTTTTTAACCTCCACGATCGGGGTAACAGAGGGTGGATCTTCTGAACCAGATGGGTATGCGGTGAATGAAGATATTTTTCAGAAAAAAACAGCTATCCTTGCCGACAAGATATTCTTCTATGAAGATTTATTTAAGGATTTTATTACGGCATATCGGTTATTTCAAGATCTTCCCCAAGAGGTACGCATATCTCTCCAGCCTCTTTTGAACGATAGCTCC from the Desulfotalea psychrophila LSv54 genome contains:
- a CDS encoding helix-turn-helix domain-containing protein; translated protein: MSKKNPQLELANEFVEYTDCTIFLTGRAGTGKTTFLKNLAKTSAKRLIIVAPTGVAAINAGGVTMHSFFQLSFAPFVPGGSAQSQNMKYRFSKEKINIIKSLDLLIIDEISMVRADVLDAIDAVLRRYRQSEAPFGGVQLLMIGDLQQLSPVITKNDQSILGEHYKTPYFFGSYALQKTKLAYIELQQIYRQSDISFINLLNKIRENSITEAELAELNKRYNPEILEEGHEDYITLCTHNYRADAINSNKLVGLSAKTYSFAAEIKDDFPEQAYPASLSLELKPGAQVMFLRNDISVDRLFFNGKIGRVIDIDEDGINVLCPGERTPVTVKPVVWEHMEYKLDAESGEIEEKKLGTFSQYPLKLAWAITIHKSQGLSFDRVIVDGEAAFAPGQIYVALSRCRSLEGLVLCSTLRRSAMQTDRTVLQFIEQSEKSFDPLIRLKQEKILYQQKLILVCYHFEQLAGKLRRVTFLLTSNRYIVQISGMKDVEAFETGVTDEICAVGGNFQRQLIDIFKEDILPTDNDHIMERCCKAAGYFCKKIDELLIKPLELLRIESDNSEINKKIAIAQTALLTEALVKKAGIASGKTGFSPRAYLRAISQVEIEQKGRGKKREAKIPAYSEEDIAHPKLFASLRKWRTVKAKEEKIPAFQVLHQSAMVQITVSLPKSDKELLKLKGVGPRTVEKYGEELLSLVREYCGINDIQQMSLPEPKREVASKVKASRGNTKEISLNLFNEGKAIVEIAQLRDLSAATIETHLAFWVKEGKMSIARLVSKERQQEIEVVLLKSADLQLGEIKEQLGKACSYGDIKFTQAHLQREK